The DNA window GCCGTAGAACAACGAGCCCAGCACGTTAACGGCTTCGATCATGCTGCCAAACTGGTTGGCAAACTGCGCGACGACGATGCAGAACAGCCCCCACCCGATGGTCGACCAGCGCGATGCACTCAGGTAGTGGGCATCGGTATCGCCGGGGCGGATGAGCCGCCGGTACAGGTCGACTACGGTTGTCGACGCCAGCGAGGAATAAGCCGACGCGACCGAACCCATCGATGTCAGGAAGATCATGGCGATCAGCAACCCGATCAGGCCGTGGGGCAGGTAGTCGAGTACGAAGCGGAGAAACACGTAGTTGACGTCGTTGGTATCGGCCGCCGGGTTGTTCTTTTTGATAAGCCCGACAACATCAGCTTTTACCGTTTTCAGCGCTTCGTCCGTTTGTCGGATGCGCTCACCAGCCACGTCCTGCCCCGGTTCGTCGCCCGTTTTTAGCGCCGATTGCAGGTCGAGTACGGCCTTTTGCCGGACGTTGGTCAGGTTCTGGTGTTTGATTTCAGCGACCTGATAAGCGCTGGCGTAGGGACTTTCGCGCAGCCTGTCGGTTTCCTGCCGGTTGAAAAACGTGGGCGACGGGTTGTACTGATAAAACACGAATACGAGCACACCCAGCAGCAGAATCAGGAACTGCATCGGCACTTTGAGCAGCCCGTTCATCAGCAGTCCCAACCGGCTCTGCCCTATGGATTCGCCCGTCAGGTAGCGGCCCACCTGCGACTGATCGGTGCCGAAATACGACAGTTGCAGGAAGAAACCACCGATCAGGCCCGACCAGAGATTGTAGCGGCTGCTGGGGTCGAAGTGAAAGTCGATCAGGTTCATTCGCCCCGCTTTACCAGCTACGTGCAGCGCATCAATAAAGCCCACGCCATCGGGTAATAACCTCACGGTCAGGTACCCCGCCAGCACCATCGCAAACGTCACGACGGCCATTTGTTGCAGGTGAGTGTAGGAGATCGCTTTCGTACCGCCAACAACTGCGTAGACCAGCACCAGCCCCCCGATGATGATGTTGGTCCAGTAGATATTCCAGCCAAGAATCGTAGACAACACGATAGCGGGCGCGTAGATCGACAGGCCCGTCGAGAGGCCACGTTGCAGGAGAAACAGCCCGGCCGTCAGCGTCCGGACGCGCGTATCGAAACGGGTTTCGAGGTATTCGTAAGCGGTGAAGACTTTCAGCCGGTGGAAGATCGGCACAAACGTGATCGACAGCACGACCATCGCCAGCGGCAAACCGAAATAGAACTGCACGAAGCGCATCCCGTCGGAAAAGCCCTGCCCCGGTGCCGACAGAAACGTGATGGCACTCGCCTGCGTTGCCATCACCGACAGCCCGACGTGATACCACGGCAGCGACTGCCCCGCCAGCAGATAGCTGCCGAGGTTTTGCCCGCTCTGCCGCTGCTCGGCCCGGCTCCGCAGCACGCCGTACAGCACCAGCCCCAGCAGTGTAATTACCAGCACCCCCCAGTCGAGCGTACTCATGACAGCCAGTGCATCAGCGCGTAGAACAAGCCAATTTCGAGCAGCAGGCTACCCAGCACGATGGCGTAGAGGTGGGGCCATGAGCGGGCAAACGGTGGTAAGTCGGTGGGGGTTTCAGGCATACGGGGCAGTATCTGCAAATAGAACGCCGAAAGTACGGCAAACGCGGCATATCCTTTGAATTCGTGCCGAAATGATCTAGGTTAGCAATTCGGCCGTCTGTTCAGCCGGTATACCTATGACCCCACAATCTGTTTCTGCCGCCGAGCAAAGCCTGTTCGACCTGAGCGGTAAAGTAGCCATCGTCACGGGTGCCAGCAAAGGCATCGGCGAAGACATTGCCCGGCTCTACGCCCGCTTCGGCGCAAAAATCGTGGTTAGCAGCCGCAAGCAGGACGCCTGCGACGAACTCGCCAGCGACATCCGGGCGCAGGGGGGCGACGCCACCGGCATTGCCGCCCACGTCGGCGATATGGACCAGCTTGCCCAGCTCGTCAACAAAACCATCGCGACATACGGCGGCATCGACATTCTGGTCAACAATGCGGCTTCCAACCCCGTATTCGGCCCCTCGCTCGACTGCGACGGTTCGGCCTTCGACAAGATCATGCAGGCCAACGTGAAAGCCCCGTTTGAGCTGAGTAAGCTGTGCTACCCCAGCATGAAAGCGCGGGGCGGGGGCAGTATCATCATGATGAGCAGCATCGCGGGCGACACCCCCGACCCCGGCCTGGGCATCTACAGCGTCAGCAAAGCATCGCTGAATATGCTGACGAAGGTGCTGGCGAAAGAATGGGGTCCCGACGGCATCCGCGTCAACGCGATTGCACCCGGCCTGATAAAGACCAAGTTTTCGCAGGCGCTCTGGCAAAACGAAAAGATCCTCGACCATTTCACCCAACGCCTGCCCATCGCCCGCATGGGTACAACCGACGAAATCAGCCCGCTAGCCCTGTTCCTGGCCTCATCAGCCTCGTCCTACAGCACCGGCTCAATCTTCTACGCCGACGGCGGGACGGTAATTTAATATTGGGTTTAAGGTTTGAGGTTCAATGTTTAAGGTTGGGCAGACCTGAACGTTAAACATTGAACCCTAAACCAACCGAAGGTATGCCTGAAGTATGGATGCGGGGGGCACTGCCGGATGTGCCGCCCCTGTTGCAACCGGTAGCGCATGCGTTGTTGCAGGCGCGTGAGGAGATTACCGAATTGATGACCGACTTCTCGGACGAGCTGTTGTGGGTTCGTCCGGGCGGGCGGGGTGGCGAAGTCGCGTCGGTGGGGTTTCATTTGCAGCACCTGACGGGCGTTCTCGACCGGACGTTTACCTATGCCCGCGCCGAAGCCCTCTCCCCTGCTCAGCTAACCGCCCTGTCGGCGGAAGGGGCACCGACGGAAACGGGCCGAACGGTAGCAGCCCTGGTCTCGGAGTTCAGTCAGCAGGTCGACCGGGCGATGGTACAGCTAAAAACCACGGACGAAGCTACCCTGACCGATTGGCGGGGCGTTGGTCGTCAGCAACTCCCCTCGACGGTACTTGGGCTGCTGGTCCATGCGGCCGAACACACCATGCGGCATGTCGGGCAGTTGTCCGTTACGGCGCGGCTGTTACCCGGCTGAACCTGTGGTGATTCGGTAGGTATCCCGGTCAGAGCAGCGTACCGCGCAGGATAATCGACGCAATCGAAAAGTAGATGACAAGTCCCGTAACGTCGACGAGTGTGGCGACGAACGGGGCCGACGACGTGGCGGGGTCAAGCCCGAACCGGCGCAGCAGAAACGGAATCATCGCCCCCGACAGCGTTCCCCACAGGACGATGCCGATCAGCGTAGACCCAACCGTCAGCGCAATCAGAAACCAGTGCTGCCCGTAGTCGTAAAGGCCGGTTTTCTGCCAGATAACGATGCGCAGCAGGCCAATTACGCCCAGAATCAGCCCCAGCAACAGCCCCGAAAACAGTTCTTTCCGCATTACGCGCCACCAGTCGGGCAGGGTCAGTTCGTGGAGTGCCATGGCCCGGATGATGAGCGTTGCCGCCTGCGACCCGGAGTTGCCCCCGCTGGAAATAATCAGCGGAATAAACAGTGCCAGCACCACCGCCCGCTCGATCTCGTTCTCAAAATAGCCCATCGCCGAGGCCGTCAGCATCTCACTCAGAAACAACACGATCAGCCACCCGGCCCGCTTCCGCACCATCTCCAGCATGGGCGTTTTAGTATACGGCAGGTCGAGCGATTCCAGACCACCAAACTTCTGAATATCTTCGGTATCAGCCTGTTCGATCACGTCGATCATATCATCGGCGGTCACAATCCCAACCAGTACACCGTCATCCGTCACGACGGGGAGGGCCGGCCGGTCGTAGCGTTTAAACGCGCTGATGGCCGCTTCCTGCCCATCGGTCACGTGCAGACAAACGAACTCCCGGTCCATGAGCGAGTCGACCGTAGCCATTTCCGGCGCAAACAGAATCTGCGAGATTCGCAGGTCATCGATAAGCCGATGCGCCCCGTCGACGACGTAAATGTGGGTGATCGTTTCGCTGCGCTGCCCTTTGGTGCGAATGTGTTCGAGCACCTGCCGCACCGTCTGCTCCGGCCTGACCGCCAGATAATAGGGCGTCATCCGGCGGCCAATCGACCCTTCGGCGTACCCCAGCAACGAACTGGCGATGGCCCGCTCGTCGTCGGTCAGCAGGTTAAGCGTCTGGTACAGCACCTGCGAGGGCAACTCTTCCAGCAAGGCCGTGCGGTCGTCGGGGGCCAGCCCGTTGAGCAGCGTGGCAACTTCCCGCTGCCCCAACTGCTCCATCAGTCCCTGCTGCTGATCAGCGTCGAGGTGTTCAAATGACTGAGCCGCAACCGATTCGGGCAATAGTCGAAAGAAAACCGCCTGCTCGTGGGGTGGCAGTTCGTTGAGCAGATCGGCAAGTTCGCTGGGGTCGAGGTACGGGACGACGCCCTTGAGCGCGGACCAGTTGCGCTGGTGAATGTCATTGATAATTTTCGACGTTACGGGCATCAGTACGGAGCGGATTGAGCTTCGCTCTGTTAACCCCGGCGGCAACCATCTGGTTTGCACCAGCCGTAATGCTACGGTCAGGGCAGGGCGAACGCGATATAACTGTCGCCTTTTTTCGTACCCAGTTTCGTACCGCCACACGCCACCACGACGTACTGCTTCCCGTTGACGGCGTAGGTGGCGGGGTGGCGAATCCGGCGGCAGGCAGAGTCGTTTGCCAC is part of the Spirosoma rhododendri genome and encodes:
- a CDS encoding glucose 1-dehydrogenase, yielding MTPQSVSAAEQSLFDLSGKVAIVTGASKGIGEDIARLYARFGAKIVVSSRKQDACDELASDIRAQGGDATGIAAHVGDMDQLAQLVNKTIATYGGIDILVNNAASNPVFGPSLDCDGSAFDKIMQANVKAPFELSKLCYPSMKARGGGSIIMMSSIAGDTPDPGLGIYSVSKASLNMLTKVLAKEWGPDGIRVNAIAPGLIKTKFSQALWQNEKILDHFTQRLPIARMGTTDEISPLALFLASSASSYSTGSIFYADGGTVI
- a CDS encoding sodium:solute symporter, yielding MSTLDWGVLVITLLGLVLYGVLRSRAEQRQSGQNLGSYLLAGQSLPWYHVGLSVMATQASAITFLSAPGQGFSDGMRFVQFYFGLPLAMVVLSITFVPIFHRLKVFTAYEYLETRFDTRVRTLTAGLFLLQRGLSTGLSIYAPAIVLSTILGWNIYWTNIIIGGLVLVYAVVGGTKAISYTHLQQMAVVTFAMVLAGYLTVRLLPDGVGFIDALHVAGKAGRMNLIDFHFDPSSRYNLWSGLIGGFFLQLSYFGTDQSQVGRYLTGESIGQSRLGLLMNGLLKVPMQFLILLLGVLVFVFYQYNPSPTFFNRQETDRLRESPYASAYQVAEIKHQNLTNVRQKAVLDLQSALKTGDEPGQDVAGERIRQTDEALKTVKADVVGLIKKNNPAADTNDVNYVFLRFVLDYLPHGLIGLLIAMIFLTSMGSVASAYSSLASTTVVDLYRRLIRPGDTDAHYLSASRWSTIGWGLFCIVVAQFANQFGSMIEAVNVLGSLFYGVVLGVFVVAFYVKSIGGPATFWAAIIAELFVILSWYFDLTAFLWLNAIGCLLVVGIAWVLQRVLAR
- the mgtE gene encoding magnesium transporter codes for the protein MPVTSKIINDIHQRNWSALKGVVPYLDPSELADLLNELPPHEQAVFFRLLPESVAAQSFEHLDADQQQGLMEQLGQREVATLLNGLAPDDRTALLEELPSQVLYQTLNLLTDDERAIASSLLGYAEGSIGRRMTPYYLAVRPEQTVRQVLEHIRTKGQRSETITHIYVVDGAHRLIDDLRISQILFAPEMATVDSLMDREFVCLHVTDGQEAAISAFKRYDRPALPVVTDDGVLVGIVTADDMIDVIEQADTEDIQKFGGLESLDLPYTKTPMLEMVRKRAGWLIVLFLSEMLTASAMGYFENEIERAVVLALFIPLIISSGGNSGSQAATLIIRAMALHELTLPDWWRVMRKELFSGLLLGLILGVIGLLRIVIWQKTGLYDYGQHWFLIALTVGSTLIGIVLWGTLSGAMIPFLLRRFGLDPATSSAPFVATLVDVTGLVIYFSIASIILRGTLL
- a CDS encoding DinB family protein — protein: MPEVWMRGALPDVPPLLQPVAHALLQAREEITELMTDFSDELLWVRPGGRGGEVASVGFHLQHLTGVLDRTFTYARAEALSPAQLTALSAEGAPTETGRTVAALVSEFSQQVDRAMVQLKTTDEATLTDWRGVGRQQLPSTVLGLLVHAAEHTMRHVGQLSVTARLLPG